A region of Beijerinckia sp. 28-YEA-48 DNA encodes the following proteins:
- a CDS encoding alpha/beta hydrolase: MSEAPLRCVWDRVPIVLSFAEQVKMTETYGFVGSQGRTVLEGQRLLPRDRPSDTVYLFMHPTSTLQLLPMPTSLADAGLHVMCCGSRYAKNDSALIMEKVAFDLGQYIRHAREVLGYRKVILVGWSGGGSLSLFYQAQAEKPSITHTPAGDPYDLTVTNLPQADGIIFIAAHLSRAETLTEWLDPSLTDELRPDMRDPEFDIYAPNAVHKPPFSADYIARFRAAQLARNRKITDWARDTLDFLKRKDDGEMERGFVVHRTMCDVRWIDPAIDPNDRKPNWTYLGDPRIVNAGPAGLARFSTLRSWLSQWSYDLSNAKGPMNAAKITGVPVLQIENNADDAVPATHNPAIREALATKDKEFIQIRHATHYYLGQPELLARCLETVIDWSLRKQLLERRPTV; this comes from the coding sequence TTGTCCGAAGCCCCGTTGCGTTGCGTGTGGGATCGCGTGCCGATCGTTCTGTCTTTCGCCGAACAGGTGAAAATGACCGAGACCTATGGCTTTGTCGGCAGCCAAGGCCGCACCGTGCTGGAGGGACAGAGGCTGCTGCCGCGTGATCGTCCGTCGGACACGGTCTATCTGTTCATGCACCCGACCTCGACCCTGCAACTGCTGCCGATGCCGACATCATTGGCCGATGCTGGCCTGCATGTGATGTGCTGCGGCAGCCGTTATGCCAAGAACGACAGCGCGCTGATCATGGAGAAGGTCGCTTTCGATCTTGGACAATATATCCGCCACGCGCGCGAGGTGCTGGGATATCGCAAGGTGATCCTTGTCGGCTGGTCGGGCGGCGGCTCGCTGTCGCTGTTCTATCAGGCGCAGGCCGAGAAGCCGTCGATCACGCATACGCCGGCTGGCGATCCTTATGACCTGACGGTGACGAACCTGCCGCAGGCCGACGGCATTATTTTCATCGCCGCGCATCTGAGCCGCGCCGAAACGCTGACCGAATGGCTCGATCCGTCGCTGACGGATGAATTGCGGCCCGACATGCGCGATCCGGAATTCGACATCTATGCACCCAATGCCGTGCATAAGCCGCCGTTCAGTGCTGACTACATCGCTCGCTTTCGCGCCGCGCAGCTGGCGCGCAATCGCAAGATCACCGACTGGGCGCGCGATACGCTGGATTTTCTGAAGCGCAAGGATGATGGCGAGATGGAGCGCGGCTTCGTCGTCCATCGTACCATGTGCGACGTGCGCTGGATCGACCCCGCCATCGATCCCAACGACCGCAAGCCGAACTGGACCTATCTGGGCGATCCGCGCATCGTCAATGCCGGGCCAGCCGGGCTGGCGCGCTTCTCGACCCTGCGTTCCTGGCTGTCGCAATGGTCCTATGATCTGTCAAATGCCAAAGGCCCAATGAACGCGGCCAAAATCACCGGCGTGCCGGTGCTGCAGATCGAAAACAACGCCGACGACGCGGTGCCGGCCACCCACAATCCGGCGATCCGTGAGGCGCTGGCGACGAAGGACAAGGAATTCATCCAGATCCGACATGCGACGCATTATTACCTCGGCCAACCGGAACTGCTCGCGCGCTGTCTCGAAACGGTGATCGACTGGAGTCTGCGCAAGCAATTGCTCGAACGTCGGCCCACGGTCTGA
- a CDS encoding amidohydrolase family protein produces the protein MTRILIKNGYVVTVNGNRDVWPGGAVAVADGQIQSVQASAVSLHERDFDEVIDAQGCLVMPGLINAHQHHWYSLFKGMADGLLLEDWISDLVFPLVQHLSNDAMRVASYQCGMEMLATGTTCSFNHSVTVTTPDTVKAIIEPQAELGIRQVFGKELRCRNPRFTAHPLSLDESLAALKEDVERWNGARDGLVRMGMVIEANAHWTSSGMSTEDLILRGAELARTLDLRISSHIAAGTFSMEKGFLQHLRQTGRTDVRYLMQLGVLDHRWLLAHCIHCTELDLEQMAHVGASLIYTPTSEAIRGGGLAPVANASDLGINTALGTDGPMVDYSDDMFEQIKACVLFQHQRHLDPTRMPVERAVEMATIDAAHALGLDQEIGSLDVGKQADIAIFDMRRPHVGPLQRPLSAFVCAGKGSDAKAVLVAGQIVYRDGQFSNGPDPREVLNEAERVGADIARRAGLADRMASPWPLQRATAQPADQPAQ, from the coding sequence ATGACCCGTATCTTGATCAAGAATGGCTATGTCGTCACCGTCAACGGCAACCGCGACGTCTGGCCCGGCGGCGCGGTCGCCGTTGCCGACGGCCAGATACAATCGGTGCAGGCCTCGGCCGTATCCTTGCACGAGCGCGATTTCGACGAGGTGATCGACGCCCAAGGCTGTCTCGTCATGCCGGGCCTCATCAACGCCCATCAGCATCACTGGTACAGCCTGTTCAAGGGCATGGCCGACGGCCTGCTGCTGGAGGACTGGATCAGCGACCTGGTCTTCCCCTTGGTGCAGCACCTGTCGAACGACGCCATGCGCGTCGCCAGCTATCAATGCGGCATGGAAATGCTGGCGACCGGCACCACCTGTTCATTCAACCATTCGGTGACGGTGACGACGCCCGACACTGTGAAAGCGATCATCGAACCACAGGCCGAACTCGGCATAAGGCAGGTGTTCGGCAAGGAACTGCGCTGCCGCAACCCCCGCTTCACCGCTCATCCGCTGTCGCTCGATGAATCCCTCGCCGCCCTGAAGGAGGACGTGGAGCGCTGGAACGGCGCGCGCGACGGCCTCGTCCGCATGGGCATGGTGATCGAAGCCAACGCCCATTGGACCTCTTCCGGCATGAGCACCGAGGATTTGATCCTGCGCGGCGCGGAACTGGCGCGTACGCTTGACCTGCGTATCTCAAGCCATATCGCCGCCGGCACCTTCTCGATGGAAAAAGGCTTTCTTCAGCACCTGCGCCAGACCGGCCGCACCGACGTGCGTTATCTGATGCAGCTCGGCGTGCTCGATCACCGCTGGCTCCTGGCGCATTGCATCCATTGCACCGAACTCGACCTCGAACAGATGGCCCATGTCGGCGCCAGCCTGATCTACACCCCGACCAGCGAAGCCATTCGCGGCGGCGGCCTCGCGCCGGTCGCCAATGCCTCCGATCTCGGCATCAACACGGCGCTCGGCACCGATGGCCCGATGGTCGACTATTCCGACGACATGTTCGAACAGATCAAGGCATGCGTGCTGTTCCAGCATCAGCGCCATCTCGACCCCACCCGCATGCCTGTCGAGCGCGCCGTGGAAATGGCCACCATCGATGCTGCCCATGCCCTTGGTCTCGACCAGGAGATCGGCTCGCTCGATGTGGGCAAGCAAGCCGATATCGCCATTTTCGACATGCGCCGCCCCCATGTCGGCCCGTTGCAGCGCCCGCTCTCGGCCTTTGTCTGTGCCGGCAAAGGATCGGATGCCAAGGCCGTCCTGGTCGCCGGCCAGATCGTCTATCGCGACGGCCAGTTTAGCAACGGCCCAGACCCGCGCGAGGTCCTGAACGAGGCCGAACGCGTTGGCGCCGACATCGCGCGCCGCGCCGGGCTCGCTGATCGCATGGCCTCGCCCTGGCCGCTGCAGCGGGCCACAGCGCAACCGGCGGACCAACCCGCGCAGTGA
- a CDS encoding VOC family protein has protein sequence MTRSIQQYYHFAYPCRDAEETRHFYEDVLELPLVHCMQVDAVPSSGDKGPYAHIFFELADGSYIAFFDLGKNEMPAPSPNTPKWVQHLAMQVANADDVLKYKKRLEAAGIEVLGLVDHEFIQSIYFFDPNGLRLEITTRTEAPGFLEKAAAEAHEELAKWSAFKKANAH, from the coding sequence ATGACCCGTTCGATCCAGCAGTATTATCATTTCGCCTATCCCTGCCGCGATGCGGAGGAAACGCGCCACTTCTACGAAGACGTTTTGGAACTGCCGCTGGTGCATTGCATGCAGGTCGATGCGGTGCCGAGCTCCGGTGATAAGGGGCCTTACGCCCATATCTTCTTCGAGCTCGCCGATGGCTCCTACATCGCTTTCTTCGATCTGGGCAAAAACGAAATGCCAGCGCCCTCGCCCAACACGCCGAAATGGGTGCAGCATCTCGCCATGCAGGTGGCGAATGCCGACGATGTGTTGAAATACAAGAAGCGGCTGGAAGCGGCTGGCATCGAAGTGTTGGGCCTCGTCGATCACGAGTTCATTCAGTCGATCTATTTCTTCGACCCAAATGGCCTGCGCCTGGAAATCACCACCCGCACCGAAGCGCCGGGCTTTCTGGAGAAGGCCGCCGCCGAGGCGCATGAAGAACTGGCGAAATGGTCGGCGTTCAAGAAAGCGAACGCGCACTAG
- a CDS encoding ABC transporter ATP-binding protein, translated as MDIFVENLVQIWDDGGDGITAIDGITHHFSSAKLTCLLGPSGCGKSTLVQIVGGIERATSGTIRIVDPAKPTIQARPGERSVMMWQNLNLFPWRNVIDNVAFGLEMAGMPREQRYSRARQMIASVGLKHFEEKRCNQLSGGMRQRVALARALVMDQPILLMDEPFAALDAQTKIVMQEELTRIFELTRKTILFVTHAIDEAILLGDEVVVMTARPGRIKEVIKIDLPRPRSQELINTPEFGELYDRILHLIREEVLNAMRQQNEAVEP; from the coding sequence ATGGATATCTTTGTCGAGAATCTCGTGCAAATCTGGGACGATGGCGGCGACGGTATCACCGCCATCGACGGCATAACCCATCACTTCAGCTCGGCAAAACTGACCTGCCTGCTCGGCCCGAGCGGCTGCGGCAAGAGCACCCTGGTGCAAATCGTCGGCGGCATCGAACGGGCGACCTCCGGCACCATCCGCATCGTTGATCCCGCCAAGCCCACCATTCAAGCCCGGCCGGGCGAACGCTCGGTGATGATGTGGCAGAACCTCAACCTCTTCCCCTGGCGCAATGTCATCGACAATGTCGCCTTCGGCCTGGAAATGGCCGGCATGCCGCGCGAGCAGCGCTACAGCCGCGCCCGCCAGATGATCGCCTCCGTCGGTCTCAAACATTTCGAGGAGAAACGCTGCAACCAGCTCTCCGGCGGCATGCGCCAGCGCGTCGCCTTGGCCCGCGCCTTGGTGATGGACCAGCCGATCCTGTTGATGGACGAACCTTTCGCCGCCCTCGACGCCCAAACCAAGATCGTCATGCAGGAGGAGTTGACCCGCATCTTCGAGCTCACCCGCAAGACCATCCTGTTCGTCACCCATGCCATCGACGAAGCCATTCTGCTCGGCGATGAAGTGGTGGTGATGACGGCGCGCCCCGGCCGCATCAAGGAGGTCATCAAGATCGACCTGCCACGACCACGCTCGCAGGAACTGATCAACACACCGGAATTCGGCGAACTCTACGACCGCATCCTGCATCTGATCCGCGAGGAAGTTTTGAACGCCATGCGGCAGCAGAACGAAGCGGTGGAACCATGA
- a CDS encoding amidohydrolase family protein yields MARILIKGGYVVTINAGRDVFPGGSVIIDDGAIEAVLPTQADAMGGFDDVIDAKGMIVIPGLINAHQHFYYHLFKGIAGGLLIEDWFPDVVHRVTPHLSDDDMELTAWLASAEMLLSGTTCSLNHLRLPSTEATLQRIAAPGETLGIRQVIGKEVQCRLPGNPHHPRTLAEEISFLDDLIPRWASRSALTRLCLAVECNAIFIDQQVTSEELLIAGKRLADRHDLKITTHIAAGTLSFDKSYLQVLRKTGISETHHLMQLGLLDSRYILAHGINCSPADIRMIADSGASVVSTPTSEAVRGGGIGPVALMRAAGVNVALGSDGPMVDYSVDMIEQMKACSMLQHAKHLDPTLMGPERCLEMATINAAKALGLDSEIGSLEAGKRADIVLFDLATVRAMPANNALAALVYSARGTDAHTVLVNGEIVVRSRKLVRSCPDDLLAQASRRAQTVILKAGLEARTQPHW; encoded by the coding sequence ATGGCCCGCATCCTGATCAAAGGCGGCTATGTGGTGACGATCAACGCCGGTCGCGACGTCTTTCCCGGTGGCTCCGTCATCATCGACGATGGCGCGATAGAGGCTGTCCTGCCAACTCAAGCCGATGCCATGGGCGGCTTCGACGACGTAATCGATGCCAAGGGCATGATCGTCATTCCCGGACTGATTAATGCCCACCAGCATTTTTACTATCATCTGTTCAAAGGCATCGCCGGCGGCCTTTTGATCGAGGATTGGTTTCCCGATGTCGTTCACCGCGTCACGCCACATCTGAGCGATGACGACATGGAGCTGACGGCGTGGCTGGCGTCGGCTGAAATGCTGCTGTCGGGCACCACCTGCAGCCTCAACCATCTGCGCTTGCCCTCGACAGAAGCGACCTTGCAACGCATCGCCGCGCCGGGTGAAACCCTCGGTATCCGCCAGGTAATTGGCAAGGAAGTACAATGCCGCCTGCCCGGCAATCCACATCATCCCCGCACCTTGGCCGAAGAGATCAGCTTTCTCGACGATCTGATCCCACGCTGGGCCTCGCGCAGCGCCCTCACCCGCCTCTGCCTCGCCGTCGAGTGCAATGCCATCTTCATCGATCAGCAGGTGACGTCGGAAGAGCTCCTGATCGCCGGAAAACGGCTCGCCGACCGGCACGACCTCAAGATCACCACCCACATCGCCGCCGGCACCCTGTCCTTCGACAAGAGTTATCTGCAGGTGTTGCGCAAGACGGGCATCAGCGAAACGCATCATCTGATGCAGCTCGGCCTCCTCGATTCCCGTTACATCCTGGCCCACGGTATCAATTGCTCGCCGGCCGACATCCGCATGATCGCCGACAGCGGTGCGTCCGTCGTCTCGACGCCAACCAGCGAGGCGGTGCGCGGCGGCGGCATCGGCCCCGTGGCGCTGATGCGCGCGGCGGGAGTCAACGTCGCCTTGGGCTCGGACGGACCGATGGTCGATTACTCCGTCGACATGATCGAACAGATGAAAGCCTGCTCGATGTTGCAGCACGCCAAACATCTCGACCCCACGCTCATGGGGCCGGAGCGCTGTCTCGAAATGGCCACCATCAACGCCGCCAAAGCGCTGGGCCTCGACAGTGAGATCGGCTCGCTTGAAGCCGGCAAACGTGCCGATATCGTTCTATTCGATCTGGCGACCGTCCGCGCAATGCCAGCCAACAATGCGCTGGCGGCGCTCGTCTACTCGGCGCGCGGCACCGATGCTCATACGGTTCTGGTGAATGGCGAGATCGTGGTCCGCTCTCGCAAACTGGTGCGATCCTGCCCGGACGATCTCCTGGCCCAGGCCAGCCGTCGTGCCCAAACCGTCATCCTCAAGGCCGGACTAGAAGCCCGTACGCAACCGCATTGGTAA
- a CDS encoding ABC transporter substrate-binding protein, translating to MIGQTSTRRTLLKTGAKAGLLAAFGATAIRPSYGQKLDTFTIAASPFINQAAIFMAGELGYFAKVGVDPKIKSFPDGSLIVAPMISGEVDLGVVTCSAGLFNSLSRGAPIKSILCNGQAQKGRAITATVMRKDHYESGLRTLADLKAMKGKIVAVGATGSINHYGMATGLRMAGLDPVNDVKWQTSVQQPDIVKQLSQKQVDVADITYHLAYLAEEQGLGTIIISRDEILPNSQTAMIAVRDDFLAKRRDTVVRFAMAYIHSARLFNKVAGAPTEHRDIIEMITKYIFVKDVGLLTAVAPHWEWISENGAPNEASVLAQQDFWSGPFKLVERKVTPAQIFEPTVAAEALKRLEQEKPFG from the coding sequence ATGATTGGCCAGACCAGCACACGCCGCACCCTTCTCAAGACTGGCGCGAAAGCCGGGCTCCTCGCGGCCTTTGGCGCCACGGCGATCCGCCCATCCTACGGGCAGAAGCTCGACACATTCACCATCGCCGCTTCGCCCTTCATCAATCAGGCGGCGATCTTCATGGCCGGCGAACTGGGTTATTTCGCCAAGGTCGGCGTCGATCCAAAGATCAAGAGCTTTCCCGATGGATCGCTGATCGTCGCGCCGATGATATCAGGCGAGGTTGATCTTGGTGTCGTCACCTGCAGCGCTGGCCTGTTCAATTCGTTGAGCCGTGGCGCGCCGATCAAATCGATCCTCTGCAACGGCCAGGCCCAAAAGGGCCGCGCCATCACCGCCACCGTCATGCGCAAGGATCATTACGAATCGGGCCTCAGGACTCTCGCCGATCTGAAAGCGATGAAGGGCAAGATCGTCGCCGTCGGCGCCACCGGCAGTATCAATCACTATGGCATGGCCACGGGCCTGCGCATGGCCGGGCTCGATCCGGTCAATGACGTGAAATGGCAGACCAGCGTGCAGCAACCCGACATCGTCAAACAGCTTTCGCAAAAGCAGGTCGATGTCGCCGACATCACCTATCATCTGGCTTATCTGGCGGAGGAACAGGGGCTCGGCACCATCATCATCTCACGCGACGAAATCCTGCCCAATTCGCAAACCGCGATGATCGCCGTGCGCGACGATTTCCTCGCCAAGCGGCGCGACACCGTGGTGCGCTTCGCCATGGCCTATATTCATTCCGCGCGACTGTTCAACAAGGTCGCCGGCGCGCCCACCGAACACCGCGACATCATCGAGATGATCACCAAATATATCTTCGTAAAGGATGTCGGCCTGCTCACCGCCGTCGCACCGCATTGGGAATGGATTTCCGAGAACGGCGCGCCGAACGAAGCCTCCGTGCTGGCGCAGCAGGATTTCTGGAGCGGCCCGTTCAAACTGGTCGAGCGCAAGGTGACGCCAGCGCAGATTTTCGAGCCCACCGTGGCGGCGGAAGCGCTGAAGCGGCTGGAGCAGGAAAAGCCGTTCGGCTGA
- a CDS encoding ABC transporter permease: MSGQPKSKKKSKDPLWLRLLPFGSIVLFLAIWEAVVRLRGITPIILPAPSVIADYLAIMTLDGSLPYHLAVTFLRIMAGFLIAGFFGIVLGVLMGMSRIVARLADPWIAALYPLPKISLIPLLIIWLGTGEAYILTISAISAFFPVVISTYSGIRQADQGLLRAARDLGANARQVQLKVVIPAAIPSIFSGLHLGMGVTIILVVAAEMIGASSQSGMGYLLIRFGQVLETEKVFAALVVLAVFGGLIIKAQERIDRWIAPWAIGKE, encoded by the coding sequence ATGAGCGGCCAGCCGAAATCCAAGAAGAAATCCAAAGATCCACTTTGGCTCCGGCTTCTACCCTTCGGTTCGATCGTGCTGTTTCTGGCGATCTGGGAAGCCGTGGTGCGCCTACGCGGCATCACCCCCATCATCCTGCCGGCGCCCAGCGTCATCGCCGACTATCTCGCCATCATGACCCTCGACGGATCGCTGCCCTATCACCTTGCCGTCACCTTCCTGCGCATCATGGCTGGTTTTCTCATCGCCGGCTTCTTCGGCATTGTGCTCGGCGTATTGATGGGCATGTCGCGCATCGTCGCCCGCCTGGCCGATCCTTGGATCGCCGCGCTCTATCCGCTGCCGAAGATTTCGCTGATCCCGCTCCTCATCATCTGGCTCGGCACGGGCGAGGCCTATATTCTCACCATAAGCGCTATTTCCGCTTTCTTTCCCGTCGTCATCAGCACCTATTCCGGCATTCGCCAGGCTGACCAGGGCCTGTTGCGCGCGGCGCGCGATCTCGGCGCCAATGCGCGGCAGGTACAGCTGAAAGTGGTCATCCCCGCCGCCATACCCAGCATTTTCTCCGGCCTGCATCTGGGCATGGGCGTCACCATCATCCTCGTCGTCGCCGCCGAAATGATCGGCGCGTCAAGCCAGAGCGGTATGGGTTATCTGCTGATCCGCTTCGGCCAGGTGCTGGAAACCGAGAAGGTCTTCGCCGCCTTGGTCGTTCTCGCCGTCTTCGGTGGCCTCATCATCAAAGCCCAGGAACGCATCGATCGCTGGATCGCCCCTTGGGCGATCGGCAAAGAATAG
- a CDS encoding fused MFS/spermidine synthase, translating to MSARLHPSLYILPGVTFLSAAAALALEIAIVRLGAPYVGQALAPWSAAIVSVLLGLACGHMLGGLVGGARASVHRLRVSLALAWFFAGLTAMAVPLLVAPVIDALSGDQEPGRLAVLGLSALVFPASVAAGLSLPVALRLCVKIADGVRPGRLAVLLAASATGSVAGTAMAGFVLLETVGAIGLAKGIGGLWIALALVILPWQELRQPLRLLALLPVAVATLLMLRPVVGKACWTETRYTCIQIIDKTLGNDGLLRVMALDEGLHSLSDRDNPTRLHLGYAALVDVLARPAFIGQPAPRALVIGGGGATLPRAWAQLQPPVRSTVAELDRRVAAEAADMMWADSPNIRTIVGDGRAVLRSLKHEPLFNVVLMDAYRSHSVPAHLVSREFNAEVARHLATSGVFLSNVIDRYESLHLVASVAATLRQTFPVVDVWITDADGAGMTNAVVAAWPNAAQASRPPQVTVDVTRWNASEAVHTEQVVWRRFDAAELARQRGLCTIVLTDDWAPVDRLLAGRPVCNTVQGDRPASP from the coding sequence ATGAGCGCGCGCCTGCATCCTTCCCTCTATATCCTGCCGGGGGTGACGTTTCTGTCCGCCGCAGCGGCACTGGCGCTTGAAATCGCCATTGTCCGGCTCGGCGCACCCTATGTTGGGCAAGCGCTGGCGCCCTGGTCGGCAGCTATCGTCAGCGTGCTGCTGGGTCTGGCCTGCGGGCATATGCTCGGTGGCCTGGTCGGCGGGGCGCGGGCCAGCGTGCATCGTCTGCGCGTCAGCCTTGCGCTGGCCTGGTTCTTCGCCGGCCTCACCGCCATGGCGGTGCCGCTGCTGGTGGCGCCTGTCATCGATGCCTTGTCGGGCGATCAGGAGCCCGGCCGTCTCGCTGTTCTCGGCCTTTCGGCCTTGGTCTTTCCCGCCAGCGTTGCCGCTGGCCTGTCGTTGCCGGTCGCCCTGCGTTTGTGCGTCAAGATCGCCGATGGCGTGCGGCCGGGTCGTCTCGCTGTTCTGCTGGCGGCGTCCGCCACAGGTAGCGTGGCGGGAACGGCGATGGCGGGCTTTGTCCTGTTGGAGACGGTCGGCGCGATCGGTTTGGCCAAGGGGATCGGAGGGCTCTGGATCGCTTTGGCGCTGGTCATCCTGCCATGGCAGGAATTGCGTCAGCCGCTGCGCCTTCTGGCGCTGCTGCCGGTCGCCGTCGCCACTCTGCTGATGCTCCGGCCGGTGGTCGGCAAGGCGTGCTGGACCGAGACGCGCTACACTTGCATCCAGATCATCGACAAGACGCTTGGGAATGACGGGCTGCTGCGTGTGATGGCGCTTGATGAAGGCCTGCACAGCCTGTCCGATCGCGATAATCCCACCCGCCTGCATCTGGGCTATGCGGCGCTGGTGGATGTGCTGGCGCGCCCGGCTTTCATCGGACAACCCGCGCCACGTGCCCTGGTGATCGGCGGCGGTGGCGCCACCTTGCCGCGCGCCTGGGCGCAATTGCAGCCACCGGTTCGCTCCACAGTCGCCGAGCTTGATCGCCGGGTCGCGGCGGAAGCCGCCGATATGATGTGGGCCGATAGCCCCAACATTCGCACCATCGTGGGCGATGGCCGGGCGGTGCTGCGCAGTCTCAAGCACGAACCTTTGTTCAACGTGGTGCTGATGGACGCCTATCGCAGCCACAGCGTGCCGGCGCATCTGGTCAGTCGCGAGTTCAATGCGGAGGTGGCGCGGCATCTGGCGACATCTGGCGTCTTTCTCTCCAATGTCATCGATCGCTACGAGAGCTTGCATCTGGTGGCGAGCGTCGCCGCGACTTTGCGGCAAACCTTTCCCGTGGTCGATGTCTGGATTACCGATGCCGATGGCGCTGGCATGACCAATGCGGTTGTCGCCGCCTGGCCCAATGCGGCGCAGGCCTCGCGGCCACCGCAAGTGACGGTCGATGTCACCCGCTGGAACGCCAGCGAGGCCGTGCATACGGAGCAGGTGGTTTGGCGTCGCTTCGATGCGGCGGAGTTGGCGCGGCAACGTGGGCTCTGTACCATCGTGTTGACGGATGATTGGGCACCGGTCGATCGCTTGCTGGCGGGACGGCCGGTTTGCAATACCGTTCAAGGTGATAGGCCGGCTTCGCCGTAG
- a CDS encoding MarR family transcriptional regulator: MTNPLTDSVEHLLQEWQRERPELDPSPIGVQGRIVRLSAHFLRAAEDYLGPLDLGWEAFSLIVTLRRSGKPYEMRPTDILRESLLTSGAVTNRIDRVERLGLVERRPDTEDRRSYVIRLTPAGKKLADKAIANHIDAVGGLLDVLSAKEQAQLAGLLSKLLGAFEKKAKPKARGRGRSAAEV, encoded by the coding sequence ATGACAAACCCACTCACCGATTCAGTCGAACATCTGTTGCAGGAATGGCAGCGCGAGCGGCCGGAGCTCGATCCATCGCCGATCGGTGTGCAGGGACGCATCGTGCGCTTGTCCGCGCATTTCCTGCGCGCGGCGGAAGACTATCTTGGTCCGCTTGATTTGGGCTGGGAGGCGTTTAGCTTGATCGTTACTTTGCGCCGCTCAGGAAAGCCTTATGAAATGCGGCCAACCGACATCCTGCGCGAATCCCTGCTCACCTCCGGCGCCGTCACCAATCGGATCGATCGGGTCGAGCGGTTGGGTCTCGTAGAGCGCCGGCCGGACACGGAGGATCGCCGCAGTTACGTGATCCGGCTGACACCGGCGGGCAAGAAACTGGCGGATAAGGCCATCGCCAATCACATCGACGCGGTCGGTGGGCTGCTCGATGTTCTCTCGGCCAAGGAGCAGGCGCAGCTGGCCGGCTTGTTGTCGAAATTGCTCGGTGCTTTCGAGAAGAAGGCCAAGCCGAAAGCGCGCGGGCGGGGACGGTCGGCAGCCGAGGTCTAG
- a CDS encoding fused MFS/spermidine synthase, translating to MLIGILAAEALLAFCTLAFELAMARLVAPHAGMSTDTWTAIIAAFLIAWALGTFVGGRLAERASIAQVLLRAAIAAAAGAVLAVIVPATLNVWDSLVLDPAPLQVWRVVVFAGLPPLPVGFCFGLAAPLLLTAIVRLTNGSGQNSGLAIGLVNAMGAAGSVLGALAMLWFLLDTWGARGAVLCIAALAFVTALLLLALAWRLRDREVPA from the coding sequence ATGCTGATCGGGATATTGGCGGCGGAAGCTTTACTGGCCTTTTGCACATTGGCCTTTGAACTGGCGATGGCGCGGCTGGTCGCCCCCCATGCCGGCATGTCCACCGATACTTGGACGGCGATCATTGCCGCCTTCCTCATCGCCTGGGCGTTGGGCACGTTTGTGGGTGGGCGGCTGGCCGAGCGCGCTTCCATCGCGCAGGTGTTGCTACGCGCCGCGATCGCGGCAGCCGCGGGCGCCGTTTTGGCGGTCATCGTTCCCGCCACTTTGAATGTCTGGGACAGTCTGGTTCTAGATCCCGCGCCATTGCAGGTGTGGCGCGTCGTTGTTTTCGCCGGCCTGCCGCCGCTGCCGGTTGGATTTTGTTTCGGCCTTGCCGCGCCGCTGTTGCTGACGGCGATCGTGCGCCTGACGAACGGCAGCGGACAAAATAGCGGCTTGGCCATTGGCCTCGTCAATGCCATGGGCGCGGCGGGCAGCGTGCTGGGCGCGCTCGCCATGCTGTGGTTTCTGCTCGACACATGGGGCGCGCGCGGCGCGGTGCTGTGCATCGCCGCCTTGGCTTTCGTCACTGCCCTTTTGCTGCTGGCGCTGGCTTGGCGTCTGCGCGATCGCGAGGTGCCGGCATGA